The following proteins are encoded in a genomic region of Glycine max cultivar Williams 82 chromosome 18, Glycine_max_v4.0, whole genome shotgun sequence:
- the LOC100797563 gene encoding proline-rich receptor-like protein kinase PERK13 isoform X1 gives MSTKHTEEDDDSSHLIIPNKDRRKQKSSHDDKDSAPSPKPPDSDSRESAPSKSPRPSPLPLPPQLKPSILSPPWLKLPPPFMSPPPSKYLSPPPSPRPPPLPLPSPSLRPPSPLPPSPPPPSLPPPSSPPPPQSQSVPLRNGNPSPPPPPPYYPRKQWPPPLQPLSSPPQFRAPPPPDRPSSRRNAPSNDSTQGTSEKSRSGHHKHGVASHTNSTGSSPNQTSSGDNSGKYVGYTLAGIFAVALVAVAVALVFVFKKKKSRRDAYTTPYMPPFKIHVKSGANGHYYVQQPIPSPPLANNYGNGNMSMQHLGASFDSAQFKSVQIVFTYEMVMEMTNAFSTQNVIGEGGFGCVYKGWLPDGKTVAVKQLKAGSGQGEREFKAEVEIISRVHHRHLVALVGYCICEQQRILIYEYVPNGTLHHHLHESGMPVLDWAKRLKIAIGAAKGLAYLHEDCSQKIIHRDIKSANILLDNAYEAQVADFGLARLADAANTHVSTRVMGTFGYMAPEYATSGKLTDRSDVFSFGVVLLELVTGRKPVDQTQPLGDESLVEWARPLLLRAIETRDFSDLTDPRLKKHFVESEMFRMIEAAAACVRHSALRRPRMVQVVRALDCGDESSDISNGMKYGHSTVYDSGQYDKAIMLFRRMANGNFDDSDFDMVSREYSLSRDTSMTSRGSQQELIQHSSSGEFDSRDINMHRSSIE, from the exons atgaGTACAAAACATACCGAAGAGGACGATGATTCTTCTCATCTAATTATACCTAACAAAGATAGAAGGAAACAGAAGAGTTCTCATGATGACAAGGATTCGGCTCCATCTCCAAAGCCTCCTGATTCAGATTCTCGGGAGAGTGCTCCGTCCAAGTCCCCACGGCCATCACCACTGCCACTGCCGCCTCAGTTGAAACCATCAATATTATCACCGCCTTGGCTAAAACTTCCCCCACCGTTTATGTCGCCACCACCATCTAAATATTTAAGTCCACCACCATCACCGCGACCGCCACCTCTACCATTACCATCACCATCACTGCGACCACCCTCACCATTGCcgccatcaccaccaccaccctcaTTGCCACCACCTTCATCGCCACCACCGCCACAATCACAATCAGTGCCGTTGCGCAATGGCaatccttctcctcctcctcctcctccttatTATCCACGTAAACAGTGGCCACCACCGTTGCAACCATTATCGTCGCCACCACAATTCCGTGCTCCACCTCCCCCTGATAGACCTTCTTCGCGGCGTAATGCACCCTCCAATGATTCAACCCAGGGAACCTCTGAGAAGTCACGATCAGGTCACCATAAGCATGGTGTTGCTTCCCATACAAACTCAACAGGTTCTTCTCCCAATCAAACCTCTTCTGGTGATAATTCAGGAAAATATGTTGGTTACACACTCGCTGGGATTTTTGCTGTTGCCTTGGTTGCTGTAGCTGTAGCTCTTGTTTTCgtgtttaagaagaaaaaatcaagaagGGATGCCTATACTACACCCTATATGCCACCCTTTAAAATTCATGTAAAATCAG GTGCTAATGGGCATTACTATGTACAGCAGCCTATCCCATCGCCTCCCCTTGCAAACAACTATGGAAATGGGAATATGAGCATGCAACATTTAGGCGCTTCTTTCGACTCAGCTCAGTTCAAAAGTGTTCAGATAGTTTTTACCTATGAAATGGTTATGGAAATGACCAATGCATTTTCTACTCAAAATGTTATTGGGGAAGGAGGGTTTGGGTGTGTTTACAAAGGTTGGCTGCCAGATGGAAAAACAGTTGCAGTAAAGCAGCTTAAGGCTGGCAGTGGACAGGGAGAAAGGGAATTCAAGGCTGAAGTGGAGATCATCAGCCGTGTTCATCATCGACATTTGGTGGCATTAGTTGGTTATTGCATATGTGAGCAGCAAAGAATTCTTATCTATGAGTATGTTCCTAATGGAACACTCCATCATCACTTGCATG AAAGTGGAATGCCGGTGTTAGATTGGGCCAAGAGGCTAAAGATTGCAATAGGTGCTGCAAAGGGCCTAGCATATCTGCATGAGGACT GCAGCCAAAAGATTATTCACAGAGATATAAAGTCCGCAAACATACTTTTGGATAATGCTTATGAGGCACAG GTTGCTGACTTTGGACTTGCGAGGTTAGCTGATGCTGCCAATACCCATGTATCAACTAGGGTCATGGGAACCTTTGG GTACATGGCTCCAGAATATGCAACAAGTGGAAAATTAACAGACAGATCAGATGTTTTCtcatttggggttgtcctcctTGAGCTTGTAACGGGAAGGAAACCCGTTGATCAAACTCAGCCTTTGGGAGATGAGAGTTTGGTTGAGTGG GCTCGTCCACTTCTCCTTCGTGCAATTGAGACACGTGATTTTAGTGATCTAACAGATCCAAGACTCAAAAAACACTTTGTGGAGAGTGAAATGTTCAGAATGATTGAGGCAGCTGCAGCTTGTGTTCGCCACTCTGCTCTTAGACGGCCTCGTATGGTTCAG GTGGTAAGAGCCTTGGACTGTGGAGACGAAAGTTCTGATATATCTAATGGGATGAAATATGGTCATAGCACGGTTTATGATTCTGGCCAATATGATAAAGCAATTATGCTATTCAGGAGGATGGCCAATGGCAACTTTGATGATTCTGATTTTGATATGGTAAGTAGAGAATACAGTTTGTCAAGAGACACCTCAATGACCTCAAGAGGATCCCAACAAGAATTGATACAGCATAGTTCTAGTGGCGAGTTTGATTCTAGAGATATCAACATGCATAGGAGCAGTATTGAATGA
- the LOC100797563 gene encoding proline-rich receptor-like protein kinase PERK13 isoform X2 produces the protein MSTKHTEEDDDSSHLIIPNKDRRKQKSSHDDKDSAPSPKPPDSDSRESAPSKSPRPSPLPLPPQLKPSILSPPWLKLPPPFMSPPPSKYLSPPPSPRPPPLPLPSPSLRPPSPLPPSPPPPSLPPPSSPPPPQSQSVPLRNGNPSPPPPPPYYPRKQWPPPLQPLSSPPQFRAPPPPDRPSSRRNAPSNDSTQGTSEKSRSGHHKHGVASHTNSTGANGHYYVQQPIPSPPLANNYGNGNMSMQHLGASFDSAQFKSVQIVFTYEMVMEMTNAFSTQNVIGEGGFGCVYKGWLPDGKTVAVKQLKAGSGQGEREFKAEVEIISRVHHRHLVALVGYCICEQQRILIYEYVPNGTLHHHLHESGMPVLDWAKRLKIAIGAAKGLAYLHEDCSQKIIHRDIKSANILLDNAYEAQVADFGLARLADAANTHVSTRVMGTFGYMAPEYATSGKLTDRSDVFSFGVVLLELVTGRKPVDQTQPLGDESLVEWARPLLLRAIETRDFSDLTDPRLKKHFVESEMFRMIEAAAACVRHSALRRPRMVQVVRALDCGDESSDISNGMKYGHSTVYDSGQYDKAIMLFRRMANGNFDDSDFDMVSREYSLSRDTSMTSRGSQQELIQHSSSGEFDSRDINMHRSSIE, from the exons atgaGTACAAAACATACCGAAGAGGACGATGATTCTTCTCATCTAATTATACCTAACAAAGATAGAAGGAAACAGAAGAGTTCTCATGATGACAAGGATTCGGCTCCATCTCCAAAGCCTCCTGATTCAGATTCTCGGGAGAGTGCTCCGTCCAAGTCCCCACGGCCATCACCACTGCCACTGCCGCCTCAGTTGAAACCATCAATATTATCACCGCCTTGGCTAAAACTTCCCCCACCGTTTATGTCGCCACCACCATCTAAATATTTAAGTCCACCACCATCACCGCGACCGCCACCTCTACCATTACCATCACCATCACTGCGACCACCCTCACCATTGCcgccatcaccaccaccaccctcaTTGCCACCACCTTCATCGCCACCACCGCCACAATCACAATCAGTGCCGTTGCGCAATGGCaatccttctcctcctcctcctcctccttatTATCCACGTAAACAGTGGCCACCACCGTTGCAACCATTATCGTCGCCACCACAATTCCGTGCTCCACCTCCCCCTGATAGACCTTCTTCGCGGCGTAATGCACCCTCCAATGATTCAACCCAGGGAACCTCTGAGAAGTCACGATCAGGTCACCATAAGCATGGTGTTGCTTCCCATACAAACTCAACAG GTGCTAATGGGCATTACTATGTACAGCAGCCTATCCCATCGCCTCCCCTTGCAAACAACTATGGAAATGGGAATATGAGCATGCAACATTTAGGCGCTTCTTTCGACTCAGCTCAGTTCAAAAGTGTTCAGATAGTTTTTACCTATGAAATGGTTATGGAAATGACCAATGCATTTTCTACTCAAAATGTTATTGGGGAAGGAGGGTTTGGGTGTGTTTACAAAGGTTGGCTGCCAGATGGAAAAACAGTTGCAGTAAAGCAGCTTAAGGCTGGCAGTGGACAGGGAGAAAGGGAATTCAAGGCTGAAGTGGAGATCATCAGCCGTGTTCATCATCGACATTTGGTGGCATTAGTTGGTTATTGCATATGTGAGCAGCAAAGAATTCTTATCTATGAGTATGTTCCTAATGGAACACTCCATCATCACTTGCATG AAAGTGGAATGCCGGTGTTAGATTGGGCCAAGAGGCTAAAGATTGCAATAGGTGCTGCAAAGGGCCTAGCATATCTGCATGAGGACT GCAGCCAAAAGATTATTCACAGAGATATAAAGTCCGCAAACATACTTTTGGATAATGCTTATGAGGCACAG GTTGCTGACTTTGGACTTGCGAGGTTAGCTGATGCTGCCAATACCCATGTATCAACTAGGGTCATGGGAACCTTTGG GTACATGGCTCCAGAATATGCAACAAGTGGAAAATTAACAGACAGATCAGATGTTTTCtcatttggggttgtcctcctTGAGCTTGTAACGGGAAGGAAACCCGTTGATCAAACTCAGCCTTTGGGAGATGAGAGTTTGGTTGAGTGG GCTCGTCCACTTCTCCTTCGTGCAATTGAGACACGTGATTTTAGTGATCTAACAGATCCAAGACTCAAAAAACACTTTGTGGAGAGTGAAATGTTCAGAATGATTGAGGCAGCTGCAGCTTGTGTTCGCCACTCTGCTCTTAGACGGCCTCGTATGGTTCAG GTGGTAAGAGCCTTGGACTGTGGAGACGAAAGTTCTGATATATCTAATGGGATGAAATATGGTCATAGCACGGTTTATGATTCTGGCCAATATGATAAAGCAATTATGCTATTCAGGAGGATGGCCAATGGCAACTTTGATGATTCTGATTTTGATATGGTAAGTAGAGAATACAGTTTGTCAAGAGACACCTCAATGACCTCAAGAGGATCCCAACAAGAATTGATACAGCATAGTTCTAGTGGCGAGTTTGATTCTAGAGATATCAACATGCATAGGAGCAGTATTGAATGA
- the LOC102666322 gene encoding uncharacterized protein — translation MASLQSISHVARKTPVVMAISRRFRRRLGDAATVQVQLQQAQRNCQSWWRFGCFQKKFLAYKAMQEPNRHHDWRFLCTCTVAAPPSLRLNLPLQSQPASQTSDFQNEAQTRQKSWRLAASTKSLSPLAFSLSRGRCSANSPLAMAGVVDWHRTLVKTSAWDYVVVWKYGDDPTRFIEWVGCCCSGSCIDVVKPEEEKAEVCNMAPICRDDHFHFQHPVRTKACEALAQLPFALSLYSGVHGGCHITTIKMDYPGGKRQRGLTSHCSNDDDDKSKSVKESQKEVYQAKNLVTERNRRNKIKKGLFTLRYLVPRITKMDRAAILADAVDHIKELQMQVRELKDEVRELEEQECEKNTPQLRITKAKKQEGTGSNPPLNQSSSGCTKKMQMEVQVELHHISKTDHI, via the exons ATGGCGAGTTTGCAGAGCATCTCCCACGTGGCAAGGAAAACGCCAGTGGTGATGGCGATTTC GAGGAGGTTCAGGCGTAGGCTAGGCGATGCAGCTACGGTGCAGGTGCAGTTGCAGCAGGCGCAGAGAAATTGCCAGTCATGGTGGCGATTTGgctgttttcaaaaaaaatttctgGCCTATAAAGCAATGCAGGAG cCAAATCGCCACCATGACTGGCGATTTCTCTGCACCTGCACCGTAGCTGCACCGCCTAGCCTACGCCTGAACCTCCCCCTGCAAAGCCAACCCGCTAGTCAAACTAGCGATTTCCAAAACGAAGCACAGACTCGCCAGAAGAGCTGGCGACTTGCAGCTAGTACGAAATCGCTATCACCACTGGCGTTTTCCTTGTCACGTGGGAGATGCTCAGCAAACTCGCCATTGGCAATGGCG GGTGTGGTAGATTGGCATAGAACCCTTGTTAAGACCAGTGCTTGGGATTATGTAGTTGTTTGGAAATATGGGGATGACCCAACAAG GTTTATTGAGTGGGTAGGTTGCTGTTGTAGTGGGAGTTGCATTGATGTGGTGAAGCCTGAAGAGGAAAAGGCTGAAGTGTGCAACATGGCTCCCATTTGCAGGGATgaccattttcattttcagcaTCCAGTTAGAACAAAGGCTTGTGAGGCTCTTGCTCAGCTTCCTTTTGCATTGTCTCTGTATTCTgg TGTGCATGGAGGTTGCCATATCACAACAATCAAGATGGATTACCCAGGTG GGAAACGGCAGAGAGGTTTGACATCCCATTGTagcaatgatgatgatgataaatcAAAATCGGTCAAGGAGTCTCAGAAGGAAGTTTACCAGGCTAAAAATCTTGTCACAGAGAGGAATAGGAGGAACAAGATAAAGAAAGGGCTTTTTACTCTGCGGTATCTAGTCCCAAGGATAACCAAG ATGGATAGAGCTGCAATTCTTGCCGACGCGGTTGACCATATAAAGGAATTGCAAATGCAAGTAAGAGAACTTAAAGATGAGGTCAGGGAATTGGAAGAACAGGAATGCGAGAAGAACacaccacaattgaggataacaaaagccaaaaaacaaGAAGGAACCGGAAGTAACCCTCCTCTTAATCAAAGTTCTTCTGGTTGCACTAAAAAGATGCAAATGGAG GTGCAAGTAGAACTGCATCACATTAGCAAGACAGACCACATTTGA